Proteins from a genomic interval of Paenibacillus sp. FSL R5-0623:
- a CDS encoding DUF3169 family protein codes for MKNSSSSSIKKRLRLPLYAAGGAVVGFLGASGVSKLPSDLNWTLSVYYDYDLLFAILAALVVVMTVWNIFSLSRTPSVPPMEDDAYGDSDSIISPAERSLGKAMILSGFSVILTFTWAALALSLYASNRTMPNSPELFNLLNLVASCISIIIVVVVQTLTVKRYNRYYPERTLDLNSRNMKKDHFEKLDEGEKWIVYRAAYRSFQMMNVLLGVGMVSMVLYSMLFTFAPFPIVVISVIWIANIGIYYRETYRASNQ; via the coding sequence ATGAAAAATTCATCATCCTCGTCCATCAAAAAGCGGTTGCGTCTTCCCTTGTATGCTGCAGGTGGCGCTGTAGTTGGTTTTCTTGGAGCTAGCGGAGTCAGTAAACTCCCTTCTGACTTGAACTGGACGCTGTCCGTGTATTATGACTATGATCTTTTATTCGCAATACTGGCGGCTCTTGTAGTAGTTATGACGGTGTGGAACATTTTCAGTCTCTCCCGTACGCCATCTGTCCCTCCCATGGAAGATGATGCTTATGGAGATTCCGATTCAATCATCTCTCCCGCAGAGCGCTCCCTCGGAAAAGCGATGATCCTCAGCGGATTCAGCGTTATTCTTACGTTTACCTGGGCAGCACTTGCCTTGTCCTTGTATGCATCCAACCGAACCATGCCGAATTCTCCAGAACTGTTCAACCTCTTGAATCTCGTTGCTTCGTGTATCTCTATTATCATCGTTGTCGTCGTGCAAACTCTGACTGTGAAGCGATACAACCGTTATTATCCTGAGCGCACTCTGGATCTGAACTCGCGCAATATGAAGAAGGATCATTTTGAGAAGCTGGATGAAGGCGAGAAATGGATTGTCTATCGCGCAGCCTATCGTTCTTTTCAGATGATGAATGTACTTCTTGGTGTTGGAATGGTCTCTATGGTTCTATATTCGATGCTCTTTACCTTTGCTCCATTCCCGATTGTAGTGATCTCTGTGATCTGGATTGCCAACATTGGAATCTATTATCGTGAAACCTATCGTGCGAGTAATCAGTAA
- a CDS encoding helix-turn-helix transcriptional regulator: MEELHNHVRELRARDRLSQAELAKLIGASRQTIALIERGDYSPSVVLALKIAHVFREPVEKIFELKGGD, encoded by the coding sequence GTGGAAGAATTACACAATCACGTTCGGGAGTTACGAGCCAGAGACCGGCTATCCCAAGCAGAACTGGCCAAACTTATTGGTGCATCCCGTCAAACCATTGCCCTGATTGAGCGTGGAGATTACTCTCCGTCGGTCGTTCTGGCACTAAAAATAGCACATGTATTTCGTGAACCTGTCGAAAAAATCTTTGAACTGAAAGGTGGAGATTAA
- a CDS encoding MFS transporter produces the protein MKYADLHPNIRIRIITDFFTDLTQKSIIPFMAIYLSIQIGAGLAGLLLTVNIVASMIVGLWAGYWSDRIGRKKLMVIAQSLQVMALLCLAIANSPWVDSILVTCLMFLLSSLSSGITVPIANAMIVDVSSEHERHYVYGLQYWTTNVAVTFGALMGGLFFESFRFLLFSLICLESLVTLFILIFMIRETMDKRALGYGDAPIQRNILKTYWAVFQDKRFMIFFTATVLAVSLEFQLDKYIAVRLKNEFTAQLFGSDISGLHMFSLIMVINTVLVALVAIPFSRWIGRFQSRSIMTVGMLLYTAGFTVLAFSNWAWLLISSAILLTIGELMYAPVRQVMLAGMIPDSDRAAYMAADGLSYNAAALLGSLGLTIGDFLPSYAMAGLYVLMGLGALIFFRMLLRKAEEQNQPLPCADAS, from the coding sequence ATGAAATACGCCGATCTGCACCCTAACATCAGGATACGTATCATTACTGATTTTTTCACCGATCTGACCCAGAAATCCATCATTCCATTCATGGCGATCTATCTGAGTATTCAGATTGGCGCAGGTTTAGCGGGGTTATTGCTGACGGTTAATATTGTGGCTTCCATGATTGTGGGATTGTGGGCAGGATATTGGTCTGATCGGATTGGACGGAAGAAATTGATGGTGATCGCACAAAGTCTCCAGGTCATGGCTTTACTATGCTTGGCCATCGCCAATTCGCCGTGGGTGGATTCGATCCTTGTCACTTGTCTCATGTTTCTGCTCAGCAGTCTCAGTTCAGGGATCACCGTGCCGATTGCTAATGCCATGATTGTCGACGTGAGCAGTGAACATGAACGTCATTATGTATATGGATTGCAATATTGGACAACAAACGTTGCTGTAACTTTTGGTGCACTGATGGGCGGGCTATTTTTCGAATCATTTCGTTTCCTATTGTTCAGTCTGATATGCCTTGAAAGCCTGGTTACCCTGTTTATTTTGATCTTTATGATTCGTGAAACAATGGATAAACGCGCGCTTGGTTATGGCGATGCTCCCATCCAGAGGAACATACTGAAAACGTACTGGGCGGTCTTTCAGGACAAACGTTTCATGATATTTTTCACGGCTACTGTACTTGCAGTCTCCCTGGAATTTCAGTTGGATAAATACATCGCTGTTCGTCTAAAAAATGAATTCACCGCCCAACTGTTCGGCTCAGATATCTCAGGTCTGCATATGTTCAGCCTGATCATGGTCATCAACACCGTACTGGTCGCCTTGGTTGCCATTCCATTCTCCAGATGGATAGGTCGCTTCCAGTCCCGATCTATCATGACTGTTGGTATGCTCCTCTATACCGCAGGTTTCACCGTACTGGCTTTCAGCAACTGGGCCTGGTTACTCATCTCATCCGCTATATTGCTAACCATTGGAGAATTGATGTACGCCCCTGTTCGTCAGGTCATGCTCGCGGGCATGATTCCAGATTCGGACCGTGCTGCCTATATGGCTGCTGACGGGTTAAGCTACAACGCCGCTGCCCTCCTCGGCAGTCTCGGGTTAACCATTGGAGACTTTCTGCCCTCCTATGCGATGGCTGGTCTGTATGTCCTGATGGGGCTTGGAGCGCTCATCTTTTTCCGAATGTTACTTCGGAAGGCAGAGGAACAGAATCAACCTCTGCCGTGTGCAGATGCATCTTGA
- a CDS encoding ABC transporter substrate-binding protein, which translates to MDVSEHYIQLRLNFSHVHDEQEVHTTVGELADLLCCTMRNMNLIMNKFKENGWVRWNPQRGRGKKSMLIFCVPLLEVVRERFDHLLDGNRMEDAYELAATLPITMREHLMQQMQHQFGLRSNKGDRGRVDTLRIPQNTPFKTLDPTQTGMWGEVFIIAEVFDRLVCYHAERQVCEPSLAIAWESHGDGREWTFYLHKGIPFHHGRILDAEDVKFTFDRIISDKSNPCRPLFGSIESIEVHDQLTVRFVLNKPNFMFPDLMSSMCASILPRDVEMNPLHPIGTGPYRLTRHDSKLLVLEAFLAYFRGRAYVDRVEVWQLPHSGKAESIIKHDLFPDVQPRAVQHEMQGGVYMTFNMQKEGPQHDVNFRRAVQQLLNAYELSQALGSTNTQPAYSLIRGRVQPPLKVAPDQGEPWKQQSEQLDGSFISVPVLSVETSLARASALLRCSSYQGESLSLWVEEGEKMEADMVWFAERSKQIGLHINIMPGDPVQAVYQDGFGDCDLIYTGEVFNDHVVLSLVTMYTFQNTLFLIAMNDHWRHELEQECGRVVMIKEPMERLNRLIRLEDRLIQEALLLPTYSFREEHAHHDSLRDYRLAGYGLPDLRRLWVKRSPGAGEEDTSYPVYIPLW; encoded by the coding sequence ATGGACGTATCAGAACATTACATTCAACTGCGATTAAACTTTTCACATGTGCATGATGAACAAGAAGTACATACAACAGTAGGTGAACTTGCGGATCTTTTATGTTGTACCATGCGCAATATGAACCTCATTATGAACAAATTCAAGGAGAACGGATGGGTTAGATGGAACCCGCAGCGCGGAAGAGGCAAAAAATCGATGCTGATATTTTGTGTCCCGTTGCTTGAAGTGGTGCGTGAACGGTTTGACCATCTCCTGGATGGGAACAGGATGGAGGATGCCTATGAACTGGCCGCCACCTTACCAATTACGATGCGAGAACACCTGATGCAGCAAATGCAGCATCAATTCGGTCTGCGTTCGAATAAAGGGGACAGAGGACGAGTAGATACATTGCGGATTCCGCAGAATACACCTTTTAAGACTCTCGACCCAACGCAGACAGGGATGTGGGGAGAAGTTTTCATCATTGCAGAAGTCTTTGATCGTTTGGTCTGTTATCATGCTGAACGCCAAGTATGCGAGCCAAGTCTGGCTATAGCATGGGAGAGTCATGGAGATGGAAGGGAATGGACCTTTTATCTGCACAAAGGCATACCTTTTCATCATGGAAGGATACTGGATGCAGAGGACGTCAAGTTTACCTTTGATCGCATTATCTCTGACAAGAGTAACCCATGTAGGCCTCTGTTTGGTTCCATTGAGAGCATAGAAGTGCATGACCAGTTGACTGTACGTTTTGTGTTAAATAAGCCTAACTTCATGTTTCCGGATCTAATGAGCAGTATGTGTGCATCTATCCTGCCTAGAGATGTGGAGATGAACCCGCTTCATCCAATTGGAACAGGACCTTATCGATTGACTCGTCATGATTCGAAGCTGCTCGTGCTTGAGGCTTTTCTTGCCTATTTCAGAGGGCGTGCTTATGTGGATCGCGTTGAAGTGTGGCAGCTCCCCCACTCGGGAAAGGCGGAGTCCATCATCAAGCATGATTTATTTCCGGATGTACAACCTCGTGCTGTACAGCATGAGATGCAGGGCGGAGTGTACATGACGTTTAATATGCAAAAGGAAGGGCCCCAGCATGATGTGAATTTTCGCCGGGCTGTTCAACAGCTATTGAATGCGTATGAGCTGTCGCAAGCGCTCGGAAGCACGAATACGCAGCCTGCTTATAGTCTGATTCGAGGACGAGTACAGCCACCTTTAAAGGTGGCTCCAGATCAAGGGGAGCCATGGAAACAGCAATCGGAACAACTGGATGGTTCTTTCATATCTGTACCAGTCCTTTCCGTGGAGACCTCACTGGCGCGGGCCTCAGCATTATTGCGTTGCAGCTCTTACCAAGGGGAGAGTTTAAGCCTGTGGGTGGAAGAAGGAGAGAAGATGGAGGCGGATATGGTCTGGTTTGCAGAGAGAAGTAAACAGATTGGCCTACATATCAACATTATGCCGGGAGATCCGGTCCAAGCAGTCTATCAAGATGGGTTCGGGGATTGTGATCTGATCTATACAGGAGAAGTCTTCAATGATCATGTCGTGTTGAGTCTCGTGACGATGTACACCTTCCAGAACACGTTATTCCTGATTGCGATGAATGATCACTGGAGACATGAACTGGAACAGGAATGTGGACGAGTGGTCATGATCAAGGAACCTATGGAGCGATTGAATAGATTGATTCGGCTAGAAGATCGACTGATTCAGGAGGCGTTGCTTCTGCCCACGTACAGCTTCAGGGAAGAACACGCTCATCATGATTCGCTGCGAGATTATCGTCTTGCGGGGTATGGTCTGCCTGATCTGCGCAGATTGTGGGTGAAGAGAAGCCCTGGTGCCGGTGAAGAGGATACGAGTTATCCGGTGTATATTCCGTTGTGGTAG
- a CDS encoding DUF4367 domain-containing protein — MRRISWMLAMVLVLSVLLAACGKKDAAAVVKDLNEVVGEMESYQGAGVMTLHTGDSPQQYKVEVWHQKPSYYRIALTNAKKDVTQIVLRNDEGVFVLTPSQNKSFRFQSNWPDNQGQVYLYETLIRSITGDTTRQFADEKESYVFDVAANYNTHALVRQKIWLNKSDYAPKQVEVSDSNANVVVDVKFDSFKFGAEFEKDAFDMQRNMTAATEKGGQTGTDSGVTPAEQTGEDGSKEPANPQTAPEPDGTVSDGQTGVSGDTEQQGTEGAATGQEGEEPTLAEPEGPDSFGVIQPTYAPEGVQLKDDQILEEAGDYSVMLRYEGTYNYTIFEARPQDRAVSLAPSRVLDLGFTLGMVSGDALQTLTWTTDGIEYRITSADLPDTEMVRIATSMQEESGK; from the coding sequence ATGCGCCGAATATCATGGATGCTTGCCATGGTATTGGTCTTATCGGTCTTGCTTGCCGCCTGCGGGAAGAAGGATGCGGCAGCTGTGGTCAAAGATCTGAACGAAGTCGTAGGAGAGATGGAAAGTTACCAGGGGGCAGGCGTGATGACGCTGCATACCGGAGATTCGCCGCAGCAGTACAAGGTCGAGGTATGGCATCAGAAGCCTTCCTATTATCGTATTGCGTTAACCAATGCAAAAAAAGATGTAACGCAGATTGTATTGCGTAATGATGAGGGTGTGTTTGTTCTTACGCCGAGTCAGAACAAAAGCTTCCGTTTTCAGAGCAATTGGCCAGACAACCAAGGACAGGTATACCTCTATGAAACATTGATCCGGAGCATTACAGGGGATACAACCCGTCAGTTTGCGGATGAGAAGGAGAGCTATGTTTTTGATGTAGCTGCCAATTATAATACACATGCACTTGTCAGACAGAAAATCTGGCTGAACAAATCGGATTACGCACCTAAACAGGTGGAGGTATCCGACTCCAATGCCAATGTTGTCGTGGATGTGAAGTTTGACTCTTTCAAATTCGGTGCTGAATTTGAAAAAGATGCCTTTGATATGCAACGTAACATGACCGCTGCTACAGAAAAAGGCGGCCAAACAGGAACGGATTCTGGTGTAACTCCTGCGGAGCAAACAGGTGAGGACGGCAGCAAAGAACCAGCCAATCCTCAGACTGCGCCCGAACCTGACGGAACTGTCAGTGATGGACAGACGGGTGTGAGTGGTGACACAGAGCAGCAAGGTACAGAGGGTGCTGCAACTGGTCAGGAAGGCGAAGAACCAACGCTTGCAGAGCCCGAAGGTCCAGACAGTTTCGGTGTCATTCAGCCGACGTATGCGCCGGAAGGAGTCCAGCTTAAGGATGATCAGATTTTGGAGGAAGCAGGAGACTATTCCGTCATGCTTCGTTATGAAGGAACATACAATTACACGATATTCGAAGCCAGACCACAGGATCGAGCTGTGTCGCTTGCTCCATCCCGTGTACTGGATCTGGGATTCACACTAGGGATGGTCAGCGGAGATGCACTGCAGACACTGACATGGACGACAGATGGCATAGAATATCGGATCACCAGTGCCGACCTGCCTGATACCGAAATGGTACGCATTGCAACATCCATGCAGGAAGAGTCAGGCAAATGA
- the alr gene encoding alanine racemase encodes MQGQYRPTQAEINLDHLCTNVEAFREALPQGMKFLACVKANAYGHGAVETARELERVGVDYLSVAFLDEALELRQHGITIPILVLGYTPPEGIAGAWQHDVTVTLFSREVLDAIRHLDASTFANKLKVHIKIDSGMGRLGLLPGDEALAFIQEVASLNQVMLEGMFTHFARADEEDKTYTLEQYRRFQSVVHALRDQGCSIPIIHTANSAAAIDTPELSYDMVRVGISLYGLYPSAEVNHQVVKLSPVLTLKTKAVLVKTLPPHWGISYGTRYFTQGYERIATLPIGYADGFSRMLTGKAQVLVRGRRVPVVGTICMDQCMVSLQSFAEEAEEIQVGEEVVLIGHQSGGVITADEVASQLGTIAYEVICMMAHRIPRVYTRGGAVVARINPLLTS; translated from the coding sequence GTGCAAGGACAATATCGGCCGACCCAAGCGGAGATCAATTTGGATCATTTGTGTACTAACGTAGAAGCTTTCCGCGAGGCATTGCCTCAGGGCATGAAATTCCTCGCCTGTGTGAAGGCCAATGCCTATGGACATGGAGCGGTGGAGACGGCTAGAGAACTGGAACGAGTGGGTGTGGATTACTTAAGTGTGGCTTTTCTTGACGAAGCTCTGGAATTGCGACAACATGGGATTACGATTCCAATCCTGGTATTGGGTTATACGCCGCCTGAAGGGATCGCTGGTGCATGGCAACATGATGTGACCGTCACACTGTTTAGCAGGGAAGTGCTTGACGCCATTCGACATCTGGATGCGAGCACATTCGCTAACAAACTGAAGGTTCATATTAAAATCGACAGCGGCATGGGCCGATTAGGTCTGTTGCCTGGCGATGAGGCATTGGCTTTCATTCAGGAAGTAGCTTCGCTCAATCAGGTGATGCTGGAAGGCATGTTTACCCATTTTGCCAGAGCAGATGAAGAAGACAAAACCTATACACTGGAGCAGTATAGACGGTTCCAAAGCGTGGTTCATGCGCTCAGGGATCAGGGATGTTCCATCCCGATTATACATACGGCGAACAGCGCCGCTGCCATTGATACACCGGAATTGTCCTATGATATGGTACGTGTGGGAATAAGCCTGTACGGACTGTATCCTTCGGCTGAGGTGAATCATCAGGTGGTGAAGTTGTCCCCGGTATTAACGCTGAAGACAAAAGCGGTTCTGGTCAAAACACTGCCACCCCATTGGGGGATCAGTTACGGAACCCGTTATTTTACGCAAGGGTATGAACGAATAGCGACCCTGCCAATCGGATATGCAGACGGATTCTCAAGAATGCTGACAGGTAAAGCACAAGTGCTTGTACGCGGCCGCCGCGTCCCTGTCGTCGGTACGATCTGCATGGATCAGTGTATGGTGTCGTTACAATCTTTCGCGGAAGAGGCGGAAGAAATTCAAGTCGGCGAAGAGGTTGTCCTTATCGGTCATCAGTCTGGTGGCGTAATAACCGCAGACGAGGTGGCATCCCAGCTCGGTACGATTGCTTATGAAGTGATCTGCATGATGGCGCACCGCATTCCAAGGGTATATACCCGCGGGGGAGCAGTAGTTGCCAGAATCAATCCACTTTTGACATCCTGA
- a CDS encoding ribbon-helix-helix protein, CopG family codes for MANLQNTKRIMISLPDYLLQEVDGIVALENSNRSELIRQAMKLYLTERKKRYIRETMQRGYMEMAKINLTMASEAFHAEEDADSTLDRLVSGV; via the coding sequence GTGGCCAACTTGCAGAACACCAAGCGGATCATGATCAGTTTACCTGATTATCTTTTGCAGGAAGTGGATGGCATCGTAGCGCTGGAGAATTCCAACCGCAGCGAATTGATTAGGCAGGCTATGAAGCTGTATTTGACGGAGCGTAAGAAACGTTACATCCGTGAAACGATGCAGCGAGGGTACATGGAGATGGCAAAAATTAATCTGACCATGGCATCCGAAGCCTTTCATGCGGAGGAAGATGCGGACAGCACTCTGGACCGCTTAGTTAGCGGGGTGTAG
- a CDS encoding type II toxin-antitoxin system PemK/MazF family toxin, whose amino-acid sequence MIVKRGDVFFADLSPVVGSEQGGVRPVLVIQNDIGNRFSPTCIVAAITAQIQKAKLPTHVEIDAAAHGFDRDSVILLEQIRTIDKQRLTDKITHLDEETMKLVNEALQISLGLIDF is encoded by the coding sequence TTGATCGTAAAACGTGGTGACGTTTTTTTTGCGGATCTTTCTCCCGTTGTCGGTTCCGAGCAAGGTGGAGTCAGGCCGGTTCTGGTGATCCAGAATGATATCGGCAACCGGTTCAGTCCAACTTGTATTGTGGCGGCTATCACCGCCCAAATCCAGAAGGCAAAGCTGCCAACGCATGTTGAAATTGATGCGGCGGCACACGGCTTTGACCGGGACTCGGTTATTTTGCTCGAACAAATACGGACGATTGATAAACAGAGGCTGACTGACAAGATTACCCATCTGGACGAGGAGACCATGAAACTGGTCAACGAAGCCTTACAGATCAGCCTTGGTTTAATCGATTTTTAA
- a CDS encoding alpha-galactosidase, which yields MSIYINQEKLQFHLQTREASYVFQVLPSGYLVHLYYGKKLRDTDLSWLHVRRERASFSPNPVPEDRTISFDTLPVELPVYGTSDFRNPAIQLELENGSTVSEFTYTGHRLIKGKAALTGLPATYVESDDEAETLVIELEDRVAGIKIELSYTAFTAFNAITRSMRIVNESATSVNVARALSSSVDFPHADYELLQLSGAWTRERDIVRRPLASGLQGIESRRGSSSHQQNPFIALMTPGTDEDQGEVYGFSLVYSGSFTAQAEVDQFHTTRVSLGINPFEFSWKLEPQEAFQTPETVMVYSAAGLDGMSQSYHELYRERLARGKFRNAERPVLVNNWEATYFGFNADKIEQIARAGQKLGIELFVLDDGWFGHRDSDNSSLGDWIVDKNKLPQGLDDLANRVTGLDMQFGLWFEPEMISPDSELYRAHPDWCLHVPDRRRTEGRQQLVLDFSRQDVRDEIVRMLTDVLGSAPITYVKWDMNRNMTEVGSALLPADRQRETAHRYMLGLYEVMERITSAFPNILFESCSGGGGRFDPGMLYYMPQTWTSDNTDAISRLRIQYGTSLVYPVSSMGSHISAVPNHQVNRITSLEIRGHVAMSGNFGYELDLTKFTEEENDIVKAQVELYKEIRGTVQYGTFRRLLSPFEGNETAWMFIAPDGSEAVVFYFRVLSEPNAPLQRLKLKGLDPNADYRLKGGSETFTGDALMYGGISVGSASGDYLSELFRFERV from the coding sequence ATGAGCATTTACATCAATCAAGAGAAACTTCAGTTTCATTTACAGACCCGCGAGGCCAGTTACGTATTCCAGGTACTGCCCTCAGGATATTTGGTGCATTTGTATTATGGCAAAAAATTACGCGACACCGATCTGAGCTGGTTGCATGTGCGGAGAGAACGAGCGTCCTTTAGCCCCAACCCGGTGCCAGAGGATCGTACGATCTCATTCGATACGTTGCCAGTGGAATTGCCAGTGTATGGCACGAGTGATTTCCGTAATCCTGCAATTCAATTGGAACTTGAGAATGGCTCAACCGTTTCGGAGTTTACCTATACAGGTCATCGATTGATCAAAGGAAAGGCAGCGCTTACCGGACTGCCAGCAACCTATGTTGAATCCGATGACGAAGCAGAGACGCTGGTTATTGAGTTGGAAGACCGCGTTGCAGGCATCAAAATCGAGCTTTCCTATACAGCCTTTACGGCATTTAATGCGATTACACGCTCCATGCGTATCGTTAATGAGAGCGCTACCTCAGTGAATGTGGCGCGTGCGCTCAGTTCATCTGTTGATTTCCCGCATGCTGATTATGAATTGTTGCAATTGTCAGGGGCTTGGACACGGGAACGTGATATCGTTCGCAGACCGCTTGCTTCAGGCCTGCAAGGGATTGAGAGCCGTCGTGGTTCAAGCAGTCACCAGCAGAATCCATTTATTGCGTTGATGACACCAGGCACGGATGAAGACCAAGGTGAAGTTTACGGATTCAGTCTCGTTTATAGCGGCAGCTTCACTGCACAGGCTGAAGTGGATCAGTTCCACACCACCCGTGTGTCACTCGGAATCAATCCGTTCGAGTTCAGCTGGAAGCTGGAGCCGCAAGAAGCTTTCCAGACACCTGAGACGGTTATGGTTTACTCGGCTGCAGGTCTGGATGGTATGTCTCAGTCCTACCACGAATTGTATCGGGAGCGTCTTGCGCGTGGTAAGTTCCGCAATGCGGAACGTCCGGTTCTGGTCAATAACTGGGAAGCAACCTACTTTGGATTCAATGCAGACAAGATTGAACAGATTGCTCGCGCTGGACAGAAGCTGGGTATTGAGCTGTTTGTCTTGGATGATGGCTGGTTTGGACACCGGGACAGTGACAACTCCTCGCTGGGTGACTGGATTGTAGATAAAAACAAATTGCCACAGGGACTGGATGATCTGGCTAACCGCGTAACAGGTTTGGATATGCAGTTTGGATTGTGGTTTGAGCCTGAGATGATCTCGCCAGACAGTGAGCTGTATCGTGCGCACCCGGACTGGTGTCTGCATGTGCCTGATCGTCGCCGGACAGAAGGGCGTCAACAATTGGTACTCGACTTCTCTCGTCAGGATGTACGTGATGAGATTGTGCGCATGTTAACAGACGTACTTGGTTCTGCACCAATCACTTATGTGAAATGGGACATGAACCGGAATATGACGGAAGTGGGTTCCGCATTGCTTCCGGCAGACAGACAGCGTGAGACTGCGCATCGTTATATGCTGGGGTTGTATGAGGTCATGGAACGAATCACTTCGGCGTTCCCGAACATTCTGTTCGAGAGCTGTTCAGGTGGTGGTGGCCGCTTCGATCCAGGTATGCTGTATTACATGCCACAGACGTGGACAAGTGATAACACGGATGCCATATCCCGCCTGCGGATTCAATACGGTACGAGTCTTGTGTACCCGGTAAGTTCGATGGGGTCGCATATCTCAGCGGTACCGAATCATCAGGTCAACCGGATCACTTCACTTGAAATTCGGGGACATGTTGCGATGTCGGGCAACTTCGGTTACGAGCTGGATCTGACGAAATTCACGGAGGAAGAGAATGACATCGTGAAAGCCCAGGTTGAGCTGTACAAAGAGATTCGTGGAACGGTTCAATATGGAACATTCCGTCGTTTGCTCAGTCCGTTTGAAGGCAATGAGACAGCGTGGATGTTTATTGCACCGGATGGAAGCGAAGCTGTTGTATTCTACTTCCGCGTGCTCTCTGAGCCTAATGCGCCACTTCAGCGCCTGAAGCTGAAAGGTTTGGACCCTAATGCGGATTACCGTCTGAAAGGCGGATCAGAGACCTTTACCGGCGATGCCCTCATGTATGGCGGTATTTCGGTAGGCAGTGCATCAGGAGATTATCTGAGCGAACTGTTCCGCTTTGAACGCGTATAG